The DNA region TGCTCTGTCAATACTTAAGTCAGCAGGTCCCCATGAAAAACAATCTACTCCATCCAAAGAAAAATTAGGAATATTATTAATTGCGTTTAGGGTTTCAATTTGAATCATTAATACGCCAGTTTTATTCCACCAAGCAGGGTAAGTATGCTGATTTACTTCATTCAAACCTTCTGGAGGCCTTCCTGCTCCACCCCAACTTCTTATACCTTCAGGTCTATAATAAAAATAATCTCTTGCTTCTCTAACTAAGTCTAATTCTTCAGATTGAGGAACTTCAATAATAGTAGGGCCATGATCTAAAAGATTTCCAATCATGTAAGCATTTCTTCTATGATCCATTCTGTAGTGAATGGGTTTATCTAATTCATGAGCAGCTTCACAAATTCTTAATAAATAATCTTCATTTGTTGGTGAGTGCTGACCATCTACTGAAATAAAATCATAATCATAATAATCTAAAAGCTTTTCAATATCTTCTTTTCCAGCACCATACATAATAGCTCCACCAATTACTTGTTCACCAGCAGAAATCATTTTTTTAAGATCTTTCATTTAATACTCCTATATTTTTATAACTTTATTTAATTCTTCTTCATCATATTCTAAACCTAAACCTGGTTTATCAGATAAAATTATTTTCCCATTCTCTGGAACTATGGGTTCCTTAAAAAGTTTTGCCACATTTTCTACAGGACCTGTAAATTCTTCAGAAAATTCATGCGGTCTAACTGCATTGGTAACAGTTGAGTAAGCATGAAGACTTCCAATTAAGTTCAATCCGGCTTGAGGACAATGAGGCATTATAAT from Dehalococcoidia bacterium includes:
- a CDS encoding aldolase/citrate lyase family protein, with product MKDLKKMISAGEQVIGGAIMYGAGKEDIEKLLDYYDYDFISVDGQHSPTNEDYLLRICEAAHELDKPIHYRMDHRRNAYMIGNLLDHGPTIIEVPQSEELDLVREARDYFYYRPEGIRSWGGAGRPPEGLNEVNQHTYPAWWNKTGVLMIQIETLNAINNIPNFSLDGVDCFSWGPADLSIDRAAHPEHPFAKTDDTAIEHAVKLSKENGKQLCIRSYDRTLRNRYFDMGATILMEVESMDGTLDKNLPFG